In Saccharomonospora marina XMU15, one genomic interval encodes:
- a CDS encoding carbohydrate ABC transporter permease has protein sequence MSVTAQAEAPALRDAPRVSSRRRALWPYLLSVPAVLLCVGILYPFFLGVSYTVFNFSAANPQPDVVWFDNFANLLSSDAFWHSVRVTATFAIVATAVETVLGVGVALLLNRSSLIGKLFERILIVPLMVAPILAAIMWKLLLLPEVGWVRPILEAAGISGYNGTDSALSAFAWAVVVDAWIFTPFVAIIALAGLRSLPRSPLEAAAVDGAGWWFTFRKLTLPMLWPYVLVAVIFRLMDNLKMFDVIFGLTAGGPGEATTTMQISAYLEAITYARYSRGLTYMFLLWAVVFVISMLLVRYLRRIQNRAAGV, from the coding sequence ATGTCGGTCACCGCCCAAGCCGAGGCACCAGCGTTGCGGGACGCGCCGCGAGTGTCCTCGCGGCGTCGGGCCCTGTGGCCCTACCTGCTTTCGGTTCCCGCGGTACTGCTGTGCGTCGGCATCCTGTACCCGTTCTTCCTCGGCGTCTCCTACACGGTGTTCAACTTCTCGGCCGCCAACCCGCAGCCGGACGTCGTGTGGTTCGACAACTTCGCCAACCTGCTTTCCAGCGACGCGTTCTGGCATTCCGTGCGAGTGACGGCGACGTTCGCGATCGTGGCCACCGCGGTCGAGACCGTGCTCGGTGTCGGGGTGGCGCTGCTGCTCAACCGCAGCAGCCTCATCGGCAAGCTGTTCGAGCGCATCCTGATCGTGCCGCTCATGGTGGCGCCGATCCTGGCCGCGATCATGTGGAAACTGCTGCTGCTTCCCGAGGTCGGCTGGGTCCGACCGATCCTGGAAGCGGCGGGCATCAGCGGCTACAACGGCACCGACTCCGCCCTTTCGGCGTTCGCGTGGGCCGTCGTGGTGGACGCCTGGATCTTCACGCCGTTCGTCGCGATCATCGCGTTGGCGGGGCTGCGTTCGCTGCCCCGCTCACCGCTGGAGGCGGCGGCGGTGGACGGCGCGGGATGGTGGTTCACCTTCCGCAAGCTGACCTTGCCGATGTTGTGGCCGTACGTGCTGGTCGCGGTGATCTTTCGGCTGATGGACAACCTGAAGATGTTCGACGTGATCTTCGGGCTCACCGCGGGCGGTCCGGGAGAAGCCACAACCACCATGCAGATCAGCGCGTACCTCGAGGCGATCACCTACGCGCGATACAGCAGAGGGTTGACGTACATGTTCCTGCTATGGGCGGTGGTCTTCGTGATCTCGATGTTGCTGGTGCGGTATCTGCGCCGGATCCAGAACCGAGCGGCGGGGGTGTGA
- a CDS encoding ABC transporter ATP-binding protein, which produces MAAIEVRGLHKAFGKVTALEEVSFSVADGEFFCLLGPSGAGKTTTLKCVAGLTRPQRGSVFVDGEDVGDIEPNHRNLAMCFESYALYPQLSVFDNMASPLRSPAHRLDGDAVRHRVGGIAELLGIAQLLDRGVDQLSNGQRQRVALGRVLVRPANAYLLDEPLAHLDAKLRTAMRAELKRIAHGELTTTTVYVTHDYVEALSLADRIAVLKDGRIHQVGTPAQVWNEPADSFVAQAFGKPRICFVDGGLVDGDETPWFVSSDGAVSIPVGGVEARPGDAVRVGIRPRDLVLQVGAAEVAPGRVRVEGAVYVLEHLGRQTEVTVQVGQTWLSVLVPRAQAAGLAAGDKVGLVIDPEPVHVFLPGEQGRRISQ; this is translated from the coding sequence ATGGCCGCGATCGAGGTACGGGGGCTGCACAAGGCGTTCGGCAAGGTCACCGCGCTGGAGGAAGTCTCGTTCTCGGTGGCCGACGGGGAGTTCTTCTGCCTGCTCGGGCCCTCCGGCGCGGGCAAGACCACGACCCTGAAATGCGTCGCAGGGCTCACCAGGCCACAGCGCGGCAGTGTGTTCGTCGACGGGGAGGATGTCGGCGACATCGAGCCCAACCACCGCAACCTGGCGATGTGCTTCGAGAGCTACGCGCTCTACCCGCAACTGTCCGTGTTCGACAACATGGCCTCCCCGCTGCGCTCCCCCGCACACCGGCTGGACGGCGACGCCGTGCGGCATCGGGTGGGTGGGATAGCCGAGCTGCTCGGCATCGCTCAGTTGCTCGACCGTGGTGTCGACCAGCTTTCCAACGGGCAGCGGCAGCGCGTCGCACTCGGCCGGGTGCTTGTCCGTCCCGCCAACGCCTACCTGCTGGACGAGCCGCTCGCACACCTCGACGCGAAGCTGCGTACGGCGATGCGTGCCGAGCTGAAGCGGATCGCGCACGGTGAGTTGACCACCACCACCGTCTACGTGACCCATGACTACGTCGAGGCGCTGTCGCTTGCCGACCGGATCGCCGTACTCAAGGACGGCCGTATCCACCAGGTCGGCACGCCGGCGCAGGTGTGGAACGAGCCCGCCGACTCCTTCGTCGCGCAGGCGTTCGGCAAGCCACGCATCTGTTTCGTCGACGGCGGGCTCGTCGACGGTGACGAGACACCGTGGTTCGTCAGTTCCGACGGTGCCGTCTCGATTCCGGTGGGCGGGGTGGAGGCGCGCCCCGGTGACGCGGTCCGCGTCGGGATCCGGCCCCGTGACCTGGTGTTGCAGGTCGGCGCTGCGGAAGTGGCGCCGGGCAGGGTCCGCGTGGAGGGGGCTGTGTACGTGCTCGAACACCTGGGACGGCAGACGGAGGTCACGGTCCAGGTGGGGCAGACGTGGCTGTCGGTCCTGGTGCCTCGCGCGCAAGCGGCGGGTCTCGCCGCCGGCGACAAGGTCGGGTTGGTGATCGACCCGGAACCGGTGCATGTGTTCCTGCCAGGCGAACAAGGAAGGCGGATCTCTCAGTGA
- a CDS encoding HAD family hydrolase — MNTVAGVILDLDGVIVDSEHLWERGWRACCARRSVYWGADDTATVQGMSSLEWSGYVAAKLGDPGLAGTVRAECVEHVVEAVHAGLAPLLDGAEELVRKISDRARVALASSAARKVIDAVLRRHRIEACFAATVSSEEVRRGKPSPDVYTEAARRIGLAKGHGIAVEDSGNGIRAAHAAGLTVIAIPNQQYPPNPQALALADHVATDHRDALDQVLARLP; from the coding sequence GTGAACACGGTGGCCGGCGTGATCCTCGACCTGGACGGGGTGATCGTCGACAGCGAGCACCTGTGGGAACGGGGCTGGCGGGCCTGCTGTGCGCGCCGCTCGGTGTATTGGGGTGCCGACGACACGGCGACGGTACAGGGCATGAGCAGCCTGGAGTGGTCCGGCTACGTCGCCGCGAAGCTCGGCGATCCGGGTCTGGCGGGCACGGTGCGCGCCGAGTGCGTCGAGCACGTCGTCGAAGCGGTGCATGCCGGACTCGCCCCGTTGCTGGACGGCGCCGAGGAACTGGTTCGCAAGATCAGTGACCGGGCCCGCGTGGCGCTGGCGTCATCGGCCGCGCGCAAGGTCATCGACGCCGTACTGCGAAGGCACCGCATCGAGGCGTGTTTCGCGGCGACGGTGTCGAGCGAGGAGGTGAGGCGCGGCAAGCCGAGCCCGGACGTCTACACCGAGGCCGCCAGGCGGATCGGACTGGCGAAGGGACACGGGATCGCCGTGGAGGACTCCGGAAACGGCATCCGTGCCGCGCACGCCGCCGGACTGACCGTGATCGCCATTCCCAACCAGCAGTACCCACCGAATCCGCAAGCGCTGGCACTGGCCGACCACGTCGCGACCGACCACCGCGACGCTCTCGACCAGGTGCTCGCGCGCCTGCCCTGA
- a CDS encoding carbohydrate ABC transporter permease — protein MAMTSSTPKASPPVPLAGRDEGARPPLPPTERRLARRKALTASLANLSLLIYFAFSLLPVVFIVALSLKSTAEQTSTYLAFTPTFDNYRTVLGLGEAGTSYVRFFLASLATSTGAVLVSLLIGIPAAYAAARYRFKGSDDLMFTLLSFRFAPELVVIIPLSVIYQQAGLYDTVFGMIWVLQLVTMPLVVWILRSFFTDLPPELEEAALLDGYSRRQAFFRVVLPLVRPGIAAVCLLAFIFAWNNFIFPFTLTSSNAQTVTVSSLAFLGGNQVRFNLVAAGAVMAALPPLLLALFIQRYLVRGLSFGAVKG, from the coding sequence ATGGCGATGACCTCCTCCACGCCCAAGGCCTCCCCGCCGGTGCCGCTCGCGGGGCGGGACGAAGGCGCGCGGCCGCCGTTGCCACCCACCGAGCGGCGGCTCGCGCGACGCAAGGCACTCACCGCGTCGCTGGCCAACCTGTCGCTGCTGATCTACTTCGCGTTCTCGTTGCTGCCCGTCGTGTTCATCGTGGCGCTGAGCCTGAAGTCCACAGCGGAACAGACCAGCACGTATCTGGCCTTCACCCCGACGTTCGACAACTACCGGACCGTGCTGGGGTTGGGTGAGGCGGGGACGTCATACGTCCGGTTCTTCCTCGCCAGCCTCGCGACGTCGACCGGCGCCGTACTCGTCTCGCTGCTGATCGGCATACCCGCGGCCTACGCGGCGGCACGGTACCGGTTCAAAGGCAGCGACGACCTGATGTTCACCCTGCTGAGCTTCCGGTTCGCGCCCGAACTCGTCGTCATCATCCCGCTCAGCGTGATCTACCAGCAGGCGGGCCTCTACGACACCGTGTTCGGGATGATCTGGGTGTTGCAGCTGGTCACGATGCCGCTCGTGGTGTGGATTCTTCGGTCGTTCTTCACCGATCTGCCGCCCGAGTTGGAGGAAGCGGCACTGCTCGACGGATACAGCAGACGGCAGGCGTTCTTCCGTGTCGTGCTGCCGCTGGTGCGGCCCGGTATCGCCGCGGTATGCCTGCTGGCGTTCATCTTCGCCTGGAACAACTTCATCTTCCCGTTCACGCTCACCTCGAGTAACGCGCAGACGGTGACGGTGAGTTCGCTGGCCTTCCTCGGGGGCAACCAGGTGCGCTTCAACCTCGTCGCCGCGGGCGCGGTGATGGCGGCGTTGCCGCCGCTGCTGCTGGCGCTGTTCATCCAGCGATACCTGGTGCGGGGACTTTCGTTCGGGGCGGTGAAAGGCTGA
- a CDS encoding FGGY-family carbohydrate kinase — MDERPEGPSRRAWLGIDVGTQSVRALVVGERGAVLGAGSAALTSRRGPDGRHEQDPESWWDALAVATREALGQAGSPALAAMACCATSGTVLLVEQDGDDPARPLTPGLMYDDGRAVAQARLVREQTVPAWQAAGLLPQRSWALPKAMWLLRSGTRPGARLAHQSDFITSRLIGTPSATDTSHALKTGVDPVRAQWPVDALAALGLAVERLPDVVRPGTLLGRVCPTAEERTGIPAGVPVVAGMTDGCAAQLAAGVLDPGRWSFVVGTTTVLKGVTETVLRDPTGVLYSHRSPDGYWWPGGASSTGAGLLTREFDSSAFARLERLAAEREPADCVTYPLTEVGERFPFHHPEASRVTLGTPRDDADWFAAILQGVAFAQRLSLDHVRGLGAEVSDEVTVAGGATRSAYWTQLQADILGRAVVVPRTAEGAVGMAVLAASATAGDLRSAAARMVGIARVHQPRQQNTRRFAEPYARLVTELAKRGWIGDELLATALAGTAS, encoded by the coding sequence ATGGACGAGCGCCCGGAAGGGCCTTCCCGGCGCGCGTGGCTCGGCATCGACGTGGGCACCCAGAGCGTGCGTGCCCTCGTTGTGGGTGAGCGGGGAGCGGTACTCGGTGCGGGCTCGGCCGCGTTGACCAGCAGGCGCGGGCCGGACGGCAGACACGAGCAGGACCCCGAATCCTGGTGGGACGCGCTTGCCGTCGCCACCCGCGAGGCGCTCGGCCAGGCAGGCTCGCCCGCGTTGGCCGCGATGGCCTGCTGCGCCACGTCGGGAACGGTGCTGCTGGTGGAGCAAGACGGCGACGACCCGGCAAGGCCGCTGACGCCGGGGCTGATGTACGACGACGGCAGGGCCGTGGCGCAGGCGCGACTGGTGCGGGAGCAGACCGTGCCCGCGTGGCAGGCCGCCGGACTGCTACCGCAACGATCGTGGGCGCTGCCGAAAGCGATGTGGCTGCTGCGAAGCGGTACCCGGCCGGGTGCGCGGCTGGCTCACCAGTCGGACTTCATCACCTCTCGGCTGATCGGAACACCGTCGGCGACCGACACCAGCCACGCGCTGAAGACCGGGGTGGACCCCGTGCGGGCGCAGTGGCCGGTCGACGCGCTGGCGGCACTCGGTCTCGCGGTGGAGCGGCTGCCCGACGTGGTGCGCCCCGGCACGCTGCTCGGCCGGGTGTGTCCCACCGCCGAGGAGCGCACCGGTATCCCCGCGGGCGTCCCCGTCGTGGCCGGGATGACCGACGGCTGTGCCGCCCAACTCGCCGCCGGCGTGCTGGACCCCGGCCGGTGGAGCTTCGTCGTGGGAACGACGACGGTGCTCAAGGGCGTGACCGAGACGGTGCTGCGCGATCCGACCGGGGTGCTGTACAGCCACCGCTCGCCCGACGGGTACTGGTGGCCCGGCGGCGCCTCCAGCACCGGAGCCGGGCTGTTGACGCGGGAGTTCGACAGTTCCGCGTTCGCGAGGTTGGAACGGCTCGCCGCCGAGCGGGAGCCCGCCGACTGCGTGACCTACCCCCTGACGGAGGTGGGGGAGCGGTTCCCGTTCCATCACCCCGAGGCGAGCCGTGTCACGCTCGGGACGCCCCGGGACGACGCCGACTGGTTCGCCGCGATCCTGCAGGGCGTGGCCTTCGCGCAACGACTGAGTCTGGACCACGTTCGCGGCCTGGGGGCCGAGGTGTCCGACGAGGTCACGGTGGCGGGCGGCGCCACGAGAAGCGCGTACTGGACGCAGTTACAGGCCGACATTCTCGGTCGTGCCGTCGTCGTTCCGCGCACCGCGGAGGGAGCCGTAGGCATGGCCGTGCTGGCGGCCTCCGCGACAGCCGGTGACCTTCGCTCCGCGGCCGCGCGCATGGTGGGGATCGCCCGGGTCCACCAGCCACGGCAACAGAACACGCGACGCTTCGCCGAGCCCTACGCCCGGTTGGTCACCGAGTTGGCCAAGCGCGGCTGGATCGGCGATGAGCTGCTGGCCACGGCACTGGCGGGGACGGCGAGTTGA
- a CDS encoding ABC transporter substrate-binding protein → MLSLLGAGVAMGASAPLLNACGFGGGPADQGGDSAANAVTGAFDWKKHEGKTVRLLMNKHPYTDALKAHRGEFERETGMKLAIDEFPESNYFDKVTLELQSRQGNYDAFMLGAYMVWQYGPPGYLEDLNPWISNASATHAEFDPDDFFPNLLTAGQWDFNNGAQLGTGGKQWMLPWGFETNTVCYRKDVFDKLGLRPAESFDDLIDIAATIKRKASGAGFGDMYGIAVRGSKEWATIHPGFMTMYSRLGLKDFELVDGKLIPRMNSEQAVDFTGKWARMVRDSGPSGWTSYTWYQASSDLGAGKAGMLFDADIAAYFQNSDTPAAGKLAWHPGPKGPDGSLATNMWIWSLGMNAASKNKEAAWHLLQWATSKKHLAYAATQQQHIDTVRQSVASSGEYKQRLGGNTGFLETFETVIDQTKIQFTPQANFFDATTSWAAALQEIYGGADAKSTLDRLAHDLEGRVNG, encoded by the coding sequence ATGTTGAGCCTTCTCGGTGCCGGTGTCGCGATGGGCGCGAGCGCACCGCTGCTGAACGCATGCGGCTTCGGCGGCGGACCGGCTGATCAGGGCGGCGACTCGGCGGCGAACGCCGTCACCGGTGCCTTCGACTGGAAGAAGCACGAGGGCAAGACCGTCCGGCTGCTGATGAACAAGCATCCCTACACCGACGCGCTCAAGGCCCACCGCGGTGAGTTCGAGCGCGAGACGGGCATGAAGCTGGCGATCGACGAGTTCCCCGAATCCAACTACTTCGACAAGGTCACCCTGGAACTGCAGTCGCGTCAGGGAAACTACGACGCCTTCATGCTGGGTGCCTACATGGTCTGGCAGTACGGCCCACCCGGCTACCTCGAGGATCTGAACCCCTGGATCAGCAACGCCTCGGCGACCCACGCGGAGTTCGATCCGGACGACTTCTTCCCCAACCTGCTCACCGCGGGCCAGTGGGACTTCAACAACGGTGCCCAACTGGGCACCGGTGGCAAGCAGTGGATGCTTCCGTGGGGGTTCGAGACCAACACGGTGTGCTACCGCAAGGATGTCTTCGACAAGCTCGGGCTGCGCCCCGCGGAGAGCTTCGACGACCTGATCGACATCGCGGCCACCATCAAGCGCAAGGCGTCCGGCGCCGGGTTCGGCGACATGTACGGCATCGCGGTGCGCGGCTCCAAGGAGTGGGCCACGATCCACCCGGGATTCATGACCATGTACTCCCGGCTGGGGCTGAAGGACTTCGAACTGGTCGACGGCAAGCTCATTCCCAGGATGAACTCCGAGCAGGCCGTCGACTTCACGGGCAAGTGGGCGCGGATGGTGCGCGACTCGGGACCCTCCGGTTGGACCTCCTACACCTGGTACCAGGCGTCCAGCGATCTGGGTGCGGGCAAGGCGGGCATGCTGTTCGACGCCGACATCGCCGCGTACTTCCAGAACTCCGACACACCCGCGGCGGGCAAACTCGCCTGGCACCCCGGTCCGAAGGGGCCCGACGGGTCGCTGGCCACCAACATGTGGATCTGGTCGTTGGGGATGAACGCGGCATCGAAGAACAAGGAAGCCGCATGGCACCTGCTGCAGTGGGCGACGTCGAAGAAGCACCTTGCCTACGCCGCGACACAGCAGCAGCACATCGACACCGTGCGGCAGTCGGTCGCGTCCTCCGGGGAGTACAAGCAGCGGCTCGGCGGTAACACCGGCTTCCTGGAGACCTTCGAGACGGTCATCGACCAGACGAAGATCCAGTTCACGCCGCAGGCCAACTTCTTCGACGCCACAACCTCGTGGGCGGCGGCGCTACAGGAGATCTACGGCGGCGCCGACGCGAAGTCCACCCTGGACCGGCTCGCTCACGACCTCGAAGGAAGGGTCAACGGCTGA
- a CDS encoding DeoR/GlpR family DNA-binding transcription regulator, protein MTDERQGPEGRQQRIADVVVERGSLSAQELAAMFGVSVMTVHRDLDELERQGVVRKYRGGVTAQPSGVFESNVAYRRKAMRAAKESIAAHALRYVESGMSIMLDDATTTAAMIPRLEGLAPLRVATNYLEGLSKLAQIRGISLMALGGDYDPLHDSFLGVACIEAIDAIRVDAVFVSTSALSGRYAFHQEDRIVAVKRKMLEVAEKRYLLMDHTKLGKVALHRLVPLTEFSLLIVDSGAPEETLAELKRYDIPYEVAR, encoded by the coding sequence GTGACCGATGAGCGGCAGGGCCCGGAGGGGCGGCAGCAGCGCATCGCGGATGTTGTGGTGGAGCGCGGCAGCCTGTCGGCGCAGGAGCTCGCGGCGATGTTCGGGGTCAGCGTGATGACCGTCCATCGGGACCTGGACGAACTGGAACGCCAGGGCGTCGTGCGCAAGTACCGGGGCGGTGTCACCGCGCAGCCGTCGGGGGTTTTCGAGTCGAACGTCGCCTATCGACGCAAGGCGATGCGGGCGGCCAAGGAGTCCATCGCCGCGCACGCGCTGCGTTATGTCGAATCCGGAATGTCGATCATGCTGGACGACGCGACGACCACGGCCGCGATGATCCCGCGACTGGAGGGGCTGGCGCCGCTGCGGGTAGCCACCAACTACCTGGAAGGGCTGTCCAAACTCGCGCAGATCCGCGGGATCTCGCTGATGGCGCTCGGCGGTGACTACGACCCGCTGCACGATTCCTTCCTCGGCGTGGCCTGCATCGAAGCCATCGACGCGATCCGGGTGGACGCGGTTTTCGTGTCCACCTCCGCGCTCAGCGGGCGCTACGCCTTCCACCAGGAGGACCGGATCGTGGCTGTGAAGCGCAAGATGCTGGAGGTCGCCGAGAAGCGCTACCTGTTGATGGACCACACCAAGCTCGGCAAGGTCGCGCTGCACCGGCTGGTTCCGCTCACCGAGTTCAGCCTGCTCATCGTGGACTCCGGTGCACCGGAGGAGACGCTGGCCGAGTTGAAGCGTTACGACATCCCCTACGAGGTAGCACGGTGA
- the gcl gene encoding glyoxylate carboligase yields the protein MQAVVDVLASEGVDTTFGCPGAAILPLYQAMRESDIEHLIVRHEEGATHMADGWARTTGKVGVAIGTSGPAGTNMITGLYTAQADSIPILCITGQAVSTKLHQEAFQAVDIVEIAAPVTKWAVQVKEAAQAPWIFREAFRIARSGRPGPVLIDLPLDVQKQEIEWDSTIDSPLPVVRPAPTPARVERALDMLLAAQRPLILAGGGVVLADASERLRAVAERLGVPVSVTLMGKGSFPEDHPLFAGMAGIQTSQRWANAAFLESDLVLALGARFGDRHTGALDVYRGERKFIHVDIEPTQLGKVFGPDLGVVSDVGSFLDALEVAAEQRAAPVDPAVWVNRIAELREELPRREDFDTVPIKAPRVFKEINDYYGEDTYFVTAIGLYQIWSGQFQRTHKPRHYQVCGQAGPLGWEIPAAIGVKKACPGAEVVGVVGDYSFQFLVEELAVAAQYDVPFVLIMLNNEYLGLIRQAEQGYDMNFEVDLHYDEYGTDNVKIMEAYGCSGIRIVEPDDIRAALEWARKETERTSRPVLVEIMIEREANASMGTALDNVVEFEPS from the coding sequence ATGCAGGCCGTCGTCGATGTGCTGGCATCGGAGGGAGTCGACACCACGTTCGGCTGCCCCGGCGCCGCGATCCTGCCGCTCTACCAGGCAATGCGGGAAAGCGACATCGAGCACCTGATCGTCAGGCACGAGGAGGGTGCGACACACATGGCCGACGGCTGGGCGCGTACCACCGGCAAGGTGGGTGTCGCCATCGGCACGTCCGGCCCCGCCGGCACGAACATGATCACCGGGCTCTACACCGCGCAGGCCGATTCCATTCCGATCCTTTGCATCACGGGGCAGGCGGTGTCCACGAAGCTGCACCAGGAAGCCTTCCAGGCCGTTGACATCGTGGAGATCGCCGCCCCGGTGACCAAGTGGGCGGTACAGGTCAAGGAAGCCGCTCAGGCACCGTGGATCTTCCGGGAGGCGTTCCGGATCGCCAGGTCGGGCCGTCCCGGACCGGTGCTCATCGACCTGCCGCTCGACGTGCAGAAGCAGGAGATCGAGTGGGACTCCACGATCGACTCCCCGCTGCCCGTCGTACGTCCCGCACCCACGCCCGCGCGGGTGGAACGCGCTTTGGACATGCTGCTTGCCGCGCAACGGCCGCTGATCCTCGCCGGTGGCGGGGTGGTACTCGCCGATGCCAGTGAACGACTACGAGCGGTGGCGGAACGGCTCGGCGTGCCGGTGAGCGTCACGCTGATGGGTAAGGGCAGCTTCCCGGAGGACCATCCGCTGTTCGCGGGTATGGCGGGCATCCAGACCTCGCAGCGGTGGGCGAACGCGGCGTTTCTGGAGTCGGACCTGGTGCTCGCGCTCGGTGCCCGGTTCGGCGACCGCCACACCGGCGCGCTCGACGTCTACCGGGGTGAGCGCAAGTTCATCCACGTCGACATCGAGCCGACCCAGCTGGGCAAGGTGTTCGGGCCGGACCTGGGAGTCGTCTCCGACGTGGGTTCATTCCTCGACGCACTCGAGGTGGCCGCGGAACAGCGGGCGGCACCGGTGGACCCCGCGGTGTGGGTGAACCGCATCGCGGAGTTGCGAGAGGAACTGCCCAGGCGGGAGGACTTCGACACCGTCCCCATCAAGGCACCACGGGTCTTCAAGGAGATCAACGACTACTACGGCGAAGACACCTACTTCGTGACGGCCATCGGCCTCTACCAGATCTGGTCCGGACAGTTCCAGCGCACGCACAAGCCACGGCACTACCAGGTGTGCGGGCAGGCAGGCCCACTCGGCTGGGAGATCCCCGCCGCGATCGGGGTGAAGAAGGCCTGCCCCGGTGCCGAGGTGGTGGGCGTGGTCGGGGACTACTCGTTCCAGTTCCTCGTGGAGGAACTCGCCGTGGCGGCACAGTACGACGTGCCGTTCGTGCTCATCATGCTCAACAACGAGTACCTGGGTCTGATCCGGCAGGCCGAGCAGGGCTACGACATGAACTTCGAGGTCGACCTGCACTACGACGAGTACGGCACCGACAACGTCAAGATCATGGAGGCCTACGGCTGCTCGGGAATCCGGATCGTCGAGCCCGACGACATCAGGGCCGCGCTGGAGTGGGCCCGTAAGGAAACCGAGCGCACCAGCCGCCCGGTGCTGGTGGAGATCATGATCGAGCGCGAGGCCAATGCCTCGATGGGCACCGCGCTGGACAACGTGGTGGAGTTCGAACCGTCGTGA
- a CDS encoding histidine phosphatase family protein: MSEAGPETVLLLLRHGETAFHEGNRYCGRTDAPLTERGLRQAERLARWAALAGPTVVYSSPLARAVRTAQRAASAARVPHLLDERLTEVDFGRAEGLTSEQMRQRWPRERAAFERDPVGNPLPGGENLAAAAERGTAAVHDMVGRHRGGTVLVVCHSTLLRLVTCTLLGIDLARYRRRFPVVHNTSGAVLAMAEPDRWRLVAFNPRLSADVDGEPGFRLPGQKIR; the protein is encoded by the coding sequence TTGAGCGAGGCCGGCCCCGAGACGGTGCTGCTGCTGTTGCGGCACGGCGAAACCGCCTTCCACGAGGGCAACCGCTACTGCGGTCGCACCGACGCCCCGCTGACCGAGCGCGGGTTGCGGCAGGCCGAGCGGCTGGCGCGGTGGGCGGCGCTCGCAGGCCCGACCGTGGTCTACAGCTCACCACTGGCCCGTGCCGTTCGTACCGCGCAGCGAGCCGCGTCGGCCGCCCGCGTGCCGCACCTGCTGGACGAGCGGCTCACCGAGGTCGACTTCGGCCGGGCGGAGGGGCTGACCAGCGAGCAGATGCGGCAACGGTGGCCGCGAGAGCGGGCGGCTTTCGAACGTGATCCCGTCGGCAATCCGCTGCCGGGCGGGGAGAACCTCGCGGCGGCGGCCGAGCGTGGCACAGCGGCCGTGCACGACATGGTCGGGCGCCATCGCGGCGGGACCGTGCTGGTCGTCTGCCACAGCACGCTGCTTCGGCTCGTCACGTGCACGCTCCTCGGCATCGACCTGGCCCGTTACCGACGCAGGTTCCCGGTAGTGCACAACACCAGCGGCGCCGTGCTCGCCATGGCCGAGCCCGACCGCTGGCGGTTGGTCGCGTTCAACCCGCGGCTGTCGGCGGATGTGGATGGGGAACCGGGATTCCGGCTACCCGGGCAAAAGATCAGATAA